The genomic DNA GTCATGCGGGCCATCGCCGTGCGGACGCCGATGTCGCGGACCGCCCCTGCGCGCCAGGCGAACTCGTGCGACTCGATCTCCGGTCGGCCGTACAGCTTGACCAGCGTGGCGCCGGGAGCGGAGAAGCGTTCGGTCATCTGGTCGCTCATGGAGGCGTTGTGCCGGGCCGCGCGGCGCGACATCGCGGCGATCTTCCGGCCCATGCTGCGCGACGGGATGATGAAGACCGGCAGCAGCACCAGCGCGAGCAGCGTGATCTGCCATGAGATGCTGAGCATGACACCCAGCGTGAGCGCCAGGGTGACCACGTTGGTCACGACACCGGCGAGGGTGTCGGAGAAGGCGCGTTGCGCGCCGAGCACGTCGTTGTTGAGGCGGCTGACCAGCGCTCCGGTGCGGGTGCGCGTGAAGAAGGCCACCGGCATCGTCTGGACGTGGTCGAAGACCGCGGTGCGGAGCTGGTAGATGAGGCCCTCGCCGATGCGCGACGAGAACCATCGCGAGAGCAGGTCCACACCGGCGCCGACGATCGCGATGAGGGCGATGAGCAACGCCAATCGGACGACGGTGCTCGTGGGGCCACCGCCGACGATCCGGTCCACCACCTTGCCCGCGAGCAGCGGCGTGGCGACCGCGAGCAGCGCCGAGAAGACGGAGAGCAGGAGGAACGCGGTCAGGCGCCCGCGGTGCGGGCGGACGAAGGGACCCATCCGACGCAGCGTCTCGCTCGGGCGGCGCGACGGTGCGTCCAGCGACCGGTTGGTCTGATACAGCGTGCTCCACGCGACCGATTCCATGCTCATGCATACAAGGCTAGGACCTCAAGTTACGTTGATGTCCAGTCCGTTCGCCGTGGGCGAATACGCACTCGCGCCAGGGTGTCGATCCGGGGGAGACTGCACCGATGAAGAGCCTCGTGTGGGACCAGCACGCCTGCCTGCCGCTCACCGTCGGAACCGACGTCGCTCCGCTGCTGCGGTTCGCCTCGTCCTCGCCGACCTACGTCTCGGTCAACGCCGGGTACCGGCCGCAGTCGTTCGCCGACTCCGCGGCCCTGCTCGGCTCCTTCCGCTCGTCGATCGACGCGTGTGCCGGCCTCCGCACGGTCGGCACCGTCGACGAACTGCGGGCCGCGGGGGCCGCGGGTGAGATCGCGGTCGCCTTCGATCTCGAGGACGCGGCTCCCCTCGACGGCGACCTCGACAACGTGGCTCGGCTCGCGGACCTGGGAGTGCGCACCGTCGCGCCGACCTACAACTCCGCGAACCGGGCCGGTTCGGGCTGCCTCGATGCGGCCGATGCGGGCCTGACCCGATGGGGGCGGGACCTGGTGGCGTGCCTGAACGCGTCGGGCGTGGTTCCCGACGGTTCGCACTGCGGTCGCCGGGCCGGGCTGGACATCGCAGCCGCGACGTCCGGCCCGATGGTGTACAGCCACTCCTGCATGGCGGCCGTCTGGGAGCATCCTCGCAACATCACCGACGACCAGGCGCGGGCGTGCGCCGAGACGGGTGGCGTCGTGGGCATCACGGGCGTGGGGATCTTCCTCGGGCC from Tsukamurella paurometabola includes the following:
- a CDS encoding dipeptidase; the encoded protein is MKSLVWDQHACLPLTVGTDVAPLLRFASSSPTYVSVNAGYRPQSFADSAALLGSFRSSIDACAGLRTVGTVDELRAAGAAGEIAVAFDLEDAAPLDGDLDNVARLADLGVRTVAPTYNSANRAGSGCLDAADAGLTRWGRDLVACLNASGVVPDGSHCGRRAGLDIAAATSGPMVYSHSCMAAVWEHPRNITDDQARACAETGGVVGITGVGIFLGPNTPTLEAMARHLEYAVELIGIEHVGVSTDHSFDSEDFLAELAANPDVFDESYTRWGPIRWMPPEDVIRLGAHLAGRGWSPSDIEAVTGGNFLRVAERSWARR